The following proteins are co-located in the Silene latifolia isolate original U9 population chromosome 1, ASM4854445v1, whole genome shotgun sequence genome:
- the LOC141613664 gene encoding exportin-T isoform X2, whose product MRQQCVHQIVGAWFEIVNVYKSSDPELCTSVLDCMRRYISWIDINLVVDYYQFVPLFFELVLLDGLSEQLRGGAARCVLAVAQKRMEPQNKLKLLQSLHIRRVFNVVSEEADSEVVENIATLVTGYAVEVLECVRRLNPEEGKRASTELLEEVLPSVFYVMQNCEMDASFSVVQFLSGYVATMKNTSLSEKQLLHVGQILEVIRAQICYDPVYRDHLDVLDKVGLEEEERMVEYRKDLLVLLRSVGRVAPVVTQMFIRNSLVSASSSPPDRNVEEVEVALSLLYALGESLSDDLMRSGGGVLGELIPMLLSTRFPCHSFRLVALTYLETITRYIKHVQENTQCIPMALTAFLDERGIHHPNFNVSRRASYLFMRVVKLLRSKLIPFIETILQSLQDVVARFTNMSYAEGASSSEDGSHIFEAIGILIGMEEMPVEKQTNYLSSLLTPLCQQVEALLVNGKVQNPNDYPRNILIIKQIIMAINALSKGFSERLVTASRPEIGLMFKQTLDVLLQVLIVFPKEESLRSKVTSFVHRMVETLGGSVFPYLPKALEQLLLGIEPKELLGIIVLLNQLICKFNVAVHDILDDVFPAITKEVFAVIPRDAFPSGPGTNTEEIRERQELQRTFYTFLNVIATHDLSSVFLSSKSRAYLDSIMQLLLYSCSNHKDITVRKACVQIFIRLIKDWSTGPFGEEKVPGFQTFIIETFATNCCLYSVLDKSFDFQDANTLALFGEIITAQKVMYEKFGENFVAQFVSKGFLAAHCPPDLAQQYHQKLQNNDTKAFKAFYQSLIVNLRQQQNGSLVFR is encoded by the exons ATGAGGCAACAATGTGTGCATCAAATTGTGGGTGCGTGGTTTGAGATCGTTAACGTGTACAAAAGCTCAGACCCTGAGCTTTGTACTAGTGTTTTGGATTGTATGAGGAGGTATATTTCATGGATTGATATTAACTTGGTTGTGGATTATTATCAGTTTGTACCGTTATTTTTTGAGTTGGTTTTGCTTGATGGGTTGTCGGAGCAGCTTAGAGGTGGTGCTGCCCGATGTGTTTTAGCCGTGGCTCAAAAGCGGATGGAGCCACAAAACAAACTTAAGTTATTGCAAAGTTTGCATATTAGGCGGGTGTTTAATGTGGTTAGTGAGGAGGCTGATTCCGAGGTTGTGGAAAACATAGCTACTCTTGTTACTGGTTATGCAGTTGAGGTGTTGGAATGTGTTCGGAGATTGAATCCGGAGGAAGGAAAGCGGGCATCAACAGAGCTTTTGGAGGAGGTGTTGCCTTCTGTGTTCTATGTTATGCAAAATTGTGAGATGGATGCCTCATTTAGTGTGGTGCAGTTTCTTTCTGGTTATGTAGCGACTATGAAGAATACCTCACTGTCCGAGAAACAACTGCTTCATGTGGGCCAGATTTTAGAAGTGATTAGGGCACAAATTTGCTATGACCCTGTTTATCGCGATCACCTTGATGTTTTAGATAAAGTTGGGTTGGAAGAAGAGGAAAGGATGGTTGAATACAGAAAGGATTTATTGGTTTTACTTCGGAGTGTGGGCCGTGTAGCACCTGTTGTGACACAAATGTTTATTCGTAATTCATTAGTTAGTGCATCATCTTCTCCACCTGATAGGAATGTTGAAGAGGTAGAAGTGGCACTATCGCTTTTATATGCACTTGGAGAGTCCTTGAGTGATGATTTAATGAGAAGTGGTGGTGGGGTATTAGGGGAGTTGATACCAATGCTTCTTTCGACAAGATTCCCATGCCACTCTTTTAGGCTCGTGGCTCTTACGTACCTGGAGACGATAACTAGGTACATAAAGCATGTTCAAGAGAACACTCAGTGCATACCCATGGCTTTGACGGCTTTTCTTGATGAGAGAGGTATCCATCACCCAAATTTCAATGTTAGTCGGAGGGCGAGTTATCTTTTTATGAGGGTTGTGAAATTGCTGAGATCAAAACTAATTCCTTTTATAGAGACGATTCTACAG AGCTTACAAGATGTTGTCGCGAGATTTACGAACATGAGTTATGCAGAGGGTGCATCTTCCTCCGAGGACGGAAGTCATATTTTTGAG GCGATTGGCATCCTAATTGGGATGGAAGAAATGCCGGTTGAGAAGCAAACAAATTATCTTTCTTCGTTACTTACTCCGCTTTGTCAGCAG GTCGAGGCTTTGCTCGTGAATGGCAAAGTCCAAAATCCAAATGATTATCCGAGAAATATTTTGATAATTAAGCAAATTATAATGGCAATAAATGCATTAAGCAAG GGTTTTAGTGAACGACTCGTGACTGCCAGCAGGCCAGAAATTGGTCTAATGTTTAAGCAG ACATTGGATGTTCTACTTCAAGTCCTCATTGTATTTCCAAAAGAGGAGAGTCTACGTAGTAAG GTTACTTCATTTGTTCATCGCATGGTTGAAACTCTGGGAGGATCCGTCTTTCCATATTTGCCAAAGGCGCTGGAGCAGCTGCTTCTCGGAATTGAG CCCAAGGAGTTGCTTGGTATTATTGTTTTACTTAATCAGCTCATATGCAAATTCAACGTTGCCGTACATGATATACTGGATGATGTATTTCCTGCTATTACTAAAGAAGTGTTTGCGGTAATCCCAAGAGATGCATTTCCCAGTGGACCAGGGACTAATACCGAG GAAATTCGTGAAAGACAGGAACTTCAGCGGACATTCTACACCTTTCTTAATGTGATAGCAACACATGACTTGTCCTCAGTTTTCCTCTCTTCCAAAAGCAGGGCATATCTAGATTCAATTATGCAACTGCTACTTTATTCATGTTCTAATCATAAAGATATTACTGTGAGGAAG GCATGTGTACAGATATTTATCCGATTGATTAAAGACTGGTCAACGGGTCCTTTTGGAGAAGAAAAG GTACCCGGGTTTCAGACTTTTATCATTGAAACCTTTGCTACCAACTGCTGCTTGTACAGTGTGCTAGACAAGTCCTTTGACTTCCAAGATGCAAATACG